In the genome of Octopus sinensis unplaced genomic scaffold, ASM634580v1 Contig12082, whole genome shotgun sequence, one region contains:
- the LOC115229205 gene encoding protocadherin gamma-A4-like — protein sequence MTYHIWVYRNENNEVSFVEDELNGKFTIVADEDIRLRSEITDEGVNSGSTLDAWSLPLAEVVDRIDYDGPRSGFKYGVIFLEITLLKDYESYTVEIYITVRTGELKWQVLDINDNPPIFPRNKRNITLGGLSTGLIIHFPRAVDKDSGVNAQTWYEVVGDSQFSLTNNKSSPTLVCHSSLTPLSPINLRVIAFDQLDIHYWSFMDIAITFNSSHNTPIQFYDVILKKVPVSGKHLITIQPTDEEIAKYGMPTYSHTTINGIYSLTDSGEITPVGTYKVLNDVFDVDVNYTNNRVGVYTIQVDTIKEKNVTLKWANAVIFPVLDVRKETTVIDRLSCNVAQNENSCVMSCSIYSIEFTVLQISNSNKKFFKNSSVKSQSLWTTTNATLIKAGEDCVLFHIHLSCANPLIASKKEFLYSKSLIQISNFSKTLLLNHSLFGPLREQKPDNLNRLGPFFNLAVFYCEVKEMPHKTIEMAEQSVATPKEYSTTNTLFSLPNSSWTIYPLAPILIFTQYSTS from the exons TGTGGCCGATGAAGACATCCGGTTACGCAGTGAGATCACTGATGAGGGCGTCAATTCAGGTTCCACATTAGATGCATGGAGCCTTCCTTTAGCCGAA GTGGTTGATCGAATAGACTACGACGGACCTCGTTCTGGATTTAAATATGGTGTTATATTCTTAGAAATCACACTTCTAAAAGATTACGAATCATACACAgtcgaaatatatataacagtaagaaCTGGTGAACTAAAGTGGCAGGTCCTGGACATAAATGACAACCCCCCAATATTCCCAAGAAATAAACGGAACATAACACTGGGAGGATTATCAACTGGGTTAATTATCCACTTCCCGAGAGCAGTGGATAAAGACTCGGGGGTGAATGCACAGACATGGTATGAAGTGGTGGGGGATAGTCAGTTCTCCCTCACAAATAACAAATCATCCCCCACTCTTGTATGCCACTCCTCCCTCACTCCCCTCTCCCCCATTAACCTGCGAGTCATTGCCTTTGACCAACTCGACATACACTACTGGTCATTCATGGACATTGCCATCACATTCAACTCCTCCCACAACACTCCCATTCAGTTCTACGACGTCATCCTCAAAAAAGTCCCGGTAAGCGGAAAACATTTGATCACAATCCAACCCACGGACGAGGAGATCGCAAAATACGGAATGCCAACGTATTCGCATACAACCATCAACGGAATATATTCTTTGACGGATAGTGGAGAGATTACACCGGTCGGCACATATAAAGTGTTGAATGATGTATTTGATGTGGATGTGAACTACACCAACAACAGAGTGGGAGTGTATACAATCCAAGTGGATACGATTAAAGAGAAGAATGTCACATTGAAATGGGCGAATGCTGTGATTTTTCCTGTGTTAGATGTGAGAAAGGAGACAACTGTAATAGACCGATTGAGT TGCAACGTTGCTCAAAATGAAAATTCTTGTGTTATGTCCTGCAGCATTTACTCCATTGAATTCACAGTTTTGCAAATCTCTAATTCAAAtaagaaatttttcaaaaactcttCTGTTAAATCACAGTCTCTTTGGACCACTAC gAACGCCACACTTATTAAAGCAGGGGAAGATTGTGTTTTATTTCACATCCATCTAAGCTGTGCTAATCCATTAATAGcatctaaaaaagaatttttg TATTCCAAATCTCTAATTCAAATaagcaatttttcaaaaactctTCTGTTAAATCACAGTCTCTTTGGACCACTACGTGAACAAAAA CCCGACAACCTCAACCGACTAGGGCCTTTCTTCAACTTGGCGGTTTTTTACTGTGAAGTGAAGGAGATGCCTCACAAGACAATAGAAATGGCGGAACAGTCCGTGGCGACACCAAAGGAGTACTCCACAACAAACACTCTATTTTCATTGCCAAACTCATCCTGGACAATATATCCGTTGGCCCCCATTCTTATATTCACTCAATATTCCACAAGCTGA